In Paracoccus sp. SMMA_5_TC, the following are encoded in one genomic region:
- a CDS encoding exonuclease domain-containing protein, with product MSFWNWVLKQHVAHTSSKPLQEPNRNSAAAGATQHSPFVLPSKPFRFVALDVETANSSPASICQLGLAFVSDAGEIELQSTFLDCPGPFDAFNVSLHGIGPQQVHGAPTFHAVLSMLGPLLHDSMVVQHSDFDRRAINAACAVAGLEIPKWKWIDSIKLARRAWPEFAGNGGYGLGNLKDALGLEFRHHDAAEDAGAAARVVLHAEAKLQMPLEHLAAPKKRRRVASGAERYPVRD from the coding sequence ATGTCGTTCTGGAACTGGGTTCTCAAGCAACATGTCGCGCACACGAGCAGCAAGCCGCTGCAGGAACCAAACCGCAATTCGGCTGCAGCCGGCGCGACGCAGCACAGTCCGTTTGTTCTGCCCAGCAAGCCGTTTCGCTTCGTGGCGCTGGATGTCGAAACCGCAAACAGTTCGCCGGCGAGTATTTGCCAACTGGGCTTGGCGTTCGTCAGCGACGCGGGAGAAATCGAGCTTCAGAGCACATTTCTGGATTGTCCGGGGCCATTCGATGCCTTCAACGTCAGTCTGCACGGGATTGGACCGCAGCAGGTGCATGGGGCGCCGACTTTTCATGCGGTGTTATCTATGCTTGGTCCCCTGCTGCACGACAGTATGGTCGTCCAGCACAGCGACTTCGACAGGCGCGCTATCAATGCTGCCTGTGCCGTCGCCGGGCTTGAAATTCCCAAATGGAAATGGATCGACAGCATCAAGCTGGCGCGTCGTGCGTGGCCGGAATTCGCAGGAAACGGCGGATACGGGCTTGGAAATCTTAAAGATGCACTGGGCCTGGAGTTCAGGCATCATGATGCCGCCGAGGATGCCGGGGCGGCGGCCCGGGTTGTCCTGCATGCAGAGGCCAAGCTGCAAATGCCGCTGGAACATTTGGCCGCGCCCAAGAAGCGACGGCGCGTTGCGAGTGGCGCCGAGCGTTATCCCGTCCGGGATTGA
- a CDS encoding TetR/AcrR family transcriptional regulator, with translation MNTADGGWRGSREGWLEAGYRALIDGGIQAVRIQPLARQLRLSRTSFYWFFQDREALLTALLDGWHDRTTVPLLAACDDYADTMAEAMLNVLACFLSGRFDAPLEHAVRSWALQDPAVGARLQAADAARLAALGRMLTRWGHPEDEADVRARTVYLTQIGYISMRAQEDMDTRLARIPAYVQIFTGSRPLPREMARFTAGLKPPG, from the coding sequence ATGAACACGGCGGATGGCGGATGGCGGGGATCACGCGAAGGTTGGCTCGAGGCCGGCTATCGAGCGCTGATCGACGGTGGCATCCAGGCGGTGCGCATCCAGCCGCTGGCGCGGCAGTTGCGGCTGTCGCGCACCAGCTTCTACTGGTTCTTCCAGGATCGCGAGGCGCTGCTGACCGCCTTGCTGGACGGCTGGCACGACCGCACCACGGTGCCGCTGCTGGCCGCCTGCGACGATTATGCCGATACCATGGCCGAGGCGATGCTGAACGTGCTGGCCTGTTTCCTCTCGGGCCGCTTCGACGCGCCGCTGGAACATGCGGTGCGCAGCTGGGCCTTGCAGGATCCGGCGGTCGGCGCGCGCTTGCAGGCGGCCGATGCCGCGCGCCTGGCCGCGCTTGGCCGCATGCTGACGCGCTGGGGCCACCCCGAGGATGAGGCCGATGTGCGCGCCCGCACCGTCTATCTGACCCAGATCGGCTATATCTCGATGCGTGCGCAAGAGGATATGGACACCCGGCTGGCGCGGATCCCCGCCTATGTGCAGATCTTCACCGGCAGCCGCCCCCTGCCCCGGGAAATGGCGCGCTTTACAGCCGGGCTGAAACCGCCGGGCTGA
- a CDS encoding DUF4011 domain-containing protein, whose amino-acid sequence MEADLEDLGPIVVDSALAGDGTLAEKLDRARTELLDLSARNRLLNMPKSARSARMIEVVDERSSEIFRLLVAEARAMTFLPGRPSRKAEAEAGDEGSAAAPEDTDIIEDLALPEDDEIDARGIAGRHADNRLQTRLTPEGLQKRLLDLYYDARTLEDEQGVNVLYLTLGALRWTDPVDRTNLRHAPLLLIPVALERGTAGERFRLKARPEDCATNLSLENFLDRLHGIRLPEVELSDGFDLPGYFDAVAAAVAHKDGWGVEPDMVALGFFSFAKFLMYRDLDPANWPAAEPITAKPLLKGLLSDGFEAGPPLFPEDRPIDQIVGPADLHHILDSDSSQTLAVHEVRQGRNLVIQGPPGTGKSQTIANLIAAAVADGKTVLFVAEKMAALEVVKRRLDASGVGAACLELHSRQANKRAVLEEIRRTWENGAPRTAEIGALNARLAELRDALNGHALRLHRRDPVSGLTPYQVIGHLVRLRAQGEPPGDIVLDSPGEWTGDGYLQRHAILRELVERVQQIGNPAGHVWHGVGLAHVSPMEVERLTARLGAAAQSCAGIAADSARLAARLHAPAPGNGKALAALIDLARRLQQAPLTREALAGAAWADAAGLRQVLCAGARASEIRQELHGWIADAAWQGEAWDARAPLRALATDTAAPDFAAIADLAGRLPAMIAAARDLAALLGEAPPRTMAGIEALAGLARHVAAAPPAPAAALADASWEMQPGVAGDIVAGLRVWQEARAALDGKMLPAAWDIDLAPARQLLASHGESMFRKLSGAWRRADRLVRSCLVDPDQPLAATLQQLDLLGKAKAARAEIAGNDAAGRAAFGGLWRAERSDIAQLEAVLSWQATLAEAGGPVRRIVAREPVRADVARLLEQLADLSAMRAAADRLVRVLGDAGDADVDGLAARAAELTAAEQTSAGAFLRLPPRLDQRLALLDLLEEGRRCEAALHRAGDDAAAAFGPLWQGAGSDWVALLRAWDWVAANPDLARLGAEVADRAAAAALADDIARRSDALGSDLERLAGDLELDMARALGGDPDHVPIAALTARLQAWAGAGESLFQWTAYRDRASQARQLGCADVVDRLEDGRLHPERVVSAFELAYFEAMYQRLIAADPELARFDGELHARTVAEFAACDLQRIRVSADETVRAHYRRVPPREGGAIGPLGVLRNELQKRRGHMPIRKLVERAGPALQALKPVFMMSPLSVAQFLPPGAVEFDLLVMDEASQIQPVDALGAVARARQVVVVGDPRQLPPTSFFARMTAGGDEDEDDTHQVADIESILGLFTARGLPMRMLRWHYRSRHQSLIAVSNRQFYDGKLFVVPSPYTAEAGMGLRFHHVADGIFDAGGKRCNPAEARVVARLVGPDAGWRRAGMGFGRAGAGPAGRCRAIHCAAAGREVPRLHRDGWTNRRCGPRPASRCAGGGTAVALSCICPVRG is encoded by the coding sequence ATGGAGGCAGATTTGGAAGACCTGGGTCCGATTGTCGTGGATTCCGCCCTTGCCGGCGACGGCACGCTGGCCGAAAAGCTGGACCGCGCCCGGACCGAGCTTCTGGATCTGTCGGCCCGCAATCGACTGCTGAACATGCCGAAATCGGCCCGGTCCGCCAGGATGATCGAGGTGGTGGACGAACGCAGCAGCGAAATCTTTCGGCTGCTGGTCGCCGAGGCGCGGGCGATGACCTTCCTGCCCGGCCGGCCGTCGCGCAAGGCCGAAGCCGAGGCCGGCGACGAGGGCAGCGCCGCAGCGCCGGAGGACACCGACATCATCGAGGATCTGGCGCTGCCCGAGGATGACGAAATCGATGCGCGCGGCATTGCCGGGCGCCACGCCGACAACCGCCTGCAGACGCGACTGACCCCCGAGGGGCTGCAAAAGCGGCTGCTGGACCTGTATTACGACGCCCGCACGCTCGAGGACGAACAGGGGGTGAACGTCCTCTACCTGACGCTGGGCGCCTTGCGCTGGACCGACCCGGTCGACCGCACCAACCTGCGCCACGCGCCGCTGCTGCTGATCCCGGTGGCGCTGGAACGCGGCACTGCCGGCGAACGCTTTCGGCTGAAGGCCCGCCCCGAGGATTGCGCCACCAACCTGTCGCTGGAAAACTTTCTGGACCGGCTGCATGGCATCCGCCTGCCCGAGGTCGAACTGTCGGACGGCTTCGATCTGCCGGGCTATTTCGACGCGGTGGCGGCGGCGGTCGCCCACAAGGACGGCTGGGGGGTCGAGCCCGACATGGTGGCGCTGGGGTTCTTCTCCTTCGCCAAGTTCCTGATGTATCGCGACCTTGACCCGGCGAACTGGCCGGCGGCCGAGCCGATCACCGCGAAACCGCTGCTGAAGGGCCTGCTGTCCGACGGGTTCGAGGCTGGCCCGCCGCTGTTCCCCGAGGATCGGCCGATCGACCAGATCGTCGGCCCCGCCGACCTGCACCACATCCTTGACAGCGACAGTTCGCAGACCCTGGCCGTGCACGAGGTGCGCCAGGGCCGCAACCTGGTGATCCAGGGCCCGCCCGGCACCGGCAAAAGCCAGACCATCGCCAATCTGATCGCGGCGGCGGTGGCCGATGGCAAGACGGTGCTGTTCGTCGCCGAGAAGATGGCCGCGCTGGAGGTGGTCAAGCGCCGGCTGGATGCCAGCGGCGTCGGCGCGGCCTGTCTGGAACTGCACAGCCGCCAGGCCAACAAGAGGGCGGTGCTGGAGGAGATCCGGCGCACCTGGGAAAACGGTGCCCCGCGCACGGCCGAGATCGGCGCGCTGAACGCACGGCTGGCGGAATTGCGCGATGCGCTGAACGGCCACGCGCTGCGGCTGCACCGGCGCGATCCGGTCTCGGGGCTGACGCCCTATCAGGTCATCGGGCATCTGGTGCGGCTGCGCGCCCAAGGCGAACCGCCCGGCGACATCGTGTTGGACTCGCCGGGGGAGTGGACCGGCGACGGCTATCTGCAGCGCCACGCCATCCTGCGCGAATTGGTCGAGCGGGTGCAGCAGATCGGCAACCCGGCCGGCCATGTCTGGCACGGCGTCGGCCTGGCGCATGTGTCGCCGATGGAGGTCGAGCGCCTGACCGCGCGCCTGGGCGCCGCCGCCCAATCCTGCGCCGGGATCGCGGCCGATTCGGCGCGGCTGGCAGCGCGACTGCACGCCCCCGCGCCGGGCAACGGCAAGGCGCTGGCGGCGCTGATCGACCTGGCGCGGCGGTTGCAACAGGCGCCGCTGACCCGCGAGGCGCTTGCCGGCGCGGCCTGGGCCGACGCTGCCGGGCTGCGGCAGGTGCTGTGCGCTGGCGCCCGGGCCAGCGAGATCCGGCAGGAATTGCACGGCTGGATCGCCGATGCCGCCTGGCAGGGCGAGGCATGGGATGCGCGCGCACCGCTGCGCGCGTTGGCCACCGACACTGCGGCCCCCGATTTCGCCGCCATCGCCGATCTGGCCGGCCGCCTGCCGGCGATGATCGCGGCGGCGCGCGACCTGGCCGCGCTGCTGGGCGAGGCCCCGCCCCGTACCATGGCCGGGATCGAAGCCCTGGCCGGGCTTGCGCGCCATGTCGCCGCCGCGCCGCCGGCGCCCGCCGCGGCGCTGGCCGATGCCAGCTGGGAGATGCAGCCCGGCGTGGCGGGCGACATCGTCGCCGGCCTGCGGGTCTGGCAGGAGGCAAGGGCTGCGCTGGACGGCAAGATGCTGCCTGCCGCCTGGGACATCGATCTGGCGCCGGCGCGTCAGCTGCTGGCCAGCCATGGCGAGAGCATGTTCCGAAAGCTCAGCGGCGCATGGCGGCGGGCGGACCGGCTGGTGCGCTCGTGCCTGGTCGATCCCGATCAGCCGCTGGCGGCGACGTTGCAACAGCTGGACCTGTTGGGCAAGGCCAAGGCAGCCCGGGCCGAGATCGCCGGCAATGATGCGGCGGGCCGCGCCGCCTTTGGCGGGCTGTGGCGGGCCGAGCGTTCAGACATCGCGCAGCTGGAGGCCGTACTGTCCTGGCAGGCGACCCTGGCCGAGGCGGGCGGCCCGGTGCGCCGCATCGTCGCCCGCGAGCCTGTGCGCGCCGATGTCGCGCGACTGCTCGAACAGCTGGCCGATCTTTCGGCGATGCGGGCGGCGGCAGATCGTCTGGTCCGGGTGCTGGGGGATGCCGGCGATGCGGATGTGGATGGGCTGGCCGCGCGCGCGGCGGAGCTGACCGCGGCCGAGCAGACCAGCGCTGGCGCCTTTCTGCGCCTGCCCCCGCGCCTCGATCAGCGGTTGGCGCTGCTGGACCTGCTGGAGGAGGGCCGCAGGTGCGAAGCCGCCCTGCATCGGGCCGGCGACGACGCCGCGGCTGCCTTCGGTCCCTTGTGGCAGGGCGCCGGGTCCGATTGGGTGGCGCTGCTCCGGGCCTGGGACTGGGTGGCCGCGAATCCGGATCTGGCCCGGCTGGGCGCCGAGGTCGCCGATCGCGCCGCCGCCGCCGCCCTGGCCGATGACATCGCCCGACGTTCCGACGCGCTGGGGTCGGATCTGGAGCGGCTGGCGGGCGATCTGGAGCTGGATATGGCGCGCGCCCTGGGCGGCGATCCCGACCATGTGCCGATCGCTGCGCTGACAGCGCGGTTGCAGGCCTGGGCCGGGGCCGGCGAAAGCCTGTTCCAATGGACCGCCTATCGCGACCGCGCGTCGCAGGCCCGGCAACTGGGCTGCGCCGATGTGGTCGACCGGCTGGAGGACGGCCGGCTGCACCCCGAACGCGTCGTCTCTGCCTTTGAACTGGCCTATTTCGAGGCGATGTATCAGCGACTGATCGCCGCCGATCCCGAACTGGCGCGGTTCGACGGCGAACTGCACGCCCGGACGGTGGCCGAATTCGCCGCCTGCGACCTGCAGCGTATCCGGGTGTCTGCCGACGAAACCGTTCGCGCCCATTACCGGCGGGTGCCGCCGCGCGAGGGCGGCGCCATCGGCCCGCTGGGCGTGCTGCGCAACGAATTGCAGAAGCGGCGCGGCCACATGCCGATCCGCAAGCTGGTCGAACGGGCCGGCCCGGCCCTGCAGGCGCTGAAGCCGGTGTTCATGATGAGCCCGCTGTCGGTGGCGCAGTTCCTGCCGCCCGGCGCGGTCGAATTCGACCTGCTGGTGATGGACGAGGCCAGCCAGATCCAACCGGTCGATGCGCTTGGCGCGGTGGCGCGGGCACGGCAGGTGGTGGTGGTGGGCGACCCGCGCCAGCTGCCGCCCACCTCGTTCTTTGCCCGCATGACCGCGGGCGGCGATGAGGACGAGGATGACACCCACCAGGTCGCCGACATCGAAAGCATCCTGGGCCTGTTCACCGCGCGCGGCCTGCCGATGCGCATGTTGCGCTGGCATTACCGCAGTCGGCACCAGTCGCTGATCGCGGTCAGCAACCGGCAGTTCTATGACGGCAAGCTGTTCGTCGTGCCCAGCCCCTATACCGCCGAAGCCGGGATGGGCCTGCGCTTTCACCATGTCGCCGACGGGATCTTCGACGCCGGGGGCAAGCGCTGCAACCCGGCCGAGGCGCGGGTGGTGGCGCGGCTTGTCGGTCCGGATGCCGGATGGCGCCGAGCAGGAATGGGCTTTGGTCGAGCCGGTGCTGGGCCAGCGGGGCGCTGCCGGGCGATCCATTGCGCGGCGGCCGGCCGCGAAGTGCCGCGCCTGCACCGGGATGGGTGGACGAACAGACGCTGCGGACCTCGGCCGGCATCACGCTGCGCCGGGGGCGGGACAGCCGTGGCCTTGTCCTGCATCTGTCCGGTCCGGGGCTGA